The genomic region GTGAGGGAAGCTCACAGCAGAAGTGGGAGATAATGTTGGACCCACAGAAATGTAATGTGTGGATGAAAAGATTATTTACTAGGGAGTAGAGAAACCCCATCACCCATGCTGCACTAACCATTACCATGCAGAGAGGCCTGTTCATGACCATGGTGTAGAGCAGGGGGTGGCAGACAACAGCATAGCTGTCATAGGCCGTGGCAGAGAGAAGACTGGCTTCAGCAcacccagagagaagaaaaaagaaactctgggTGATGCAGCCCCACACCAAGATGCTTTCCTCTGAGATAGGAAGTTCTGTAGCATTTGGGGCATAGTAACTGAAGAGAAGCAGATATCTAGGAAGGACAGATGTCcaaggaaaaaatacatggagatgtGGAGGTGAGAATCCCCTCTGATCACCAGGATCATCACCAGATTCCCCATCAGGGTCAGGAGGTAAATCCCCAGGAACAGCACAAAGAGCAGAGTCTGGATGTGGCAGTCAGCAGACAGCCCAAGGAGGATAAACTCAGTGAAGAAAGTGAAGTTGTTCATGGTTGTTTATAAATTCCATCCCTAGAAAGAAATCAACTGTTTTACAGAATCTGAGTAGTTTCTAGTAATCAGAATATCATTCCCACACCCTAAAACTTTTCAGGAAATACTCCTTTcagcttaaaaatagaaaagtaaacaaGTTGAGTATTTTCAGTTGTGACTGCTATGGGTTGAACTGTATCCCTTCCTCTCCAAAAATATGTtggaagtcctaatccccagtacctcacaATGTGATCTTACTTGGAACTAAGATAATTGCAGATGTGGTAAATTAAGATTAGCTCATACTGGAATGGGCtcttaatccaataggactggtgtccttataagaaagagGAGAGCTCCATgtgaaaacagacacacagagacagccATGTGACAAaacaggcagagattggagtgatgcagctgcaagccaaggaatgccaatgATTGACAGCCACCACCATAAACaaggcaaggaaagattcttcCATACAAGTTTCAGGAGGAAGCggccctactgacaccttgatttcagactaacagtctctagaactgtgagacaataaatttctatttttttttaatttttatttatttattttttaattttattatgttatgttagtcaccatacaatacatcattagtttttgatgtggtgatccacgatccattgttttcgtataacacccagtgctccatgcagtacgtgccttccttaatacccatcaccgggctaaccaatcacccccttccccctcccctccaaaaccctgtttgtttctcagagtccatagtctctcatggttcatctctccctccaattccccccccaccatttttcccttccttctcctaatgtcctccatgctattccttacgttccacaaataagtgaaaccatatgataattgactttctctgcttgacttatttcacttagcataatctcctccagtcccatccatgttgatgtaaaagttgggtattcatcctttctgatggctgagtaatattccattgtatatatggaccacatcttctttatccattcatctgttgaagggcatctcagctctttccacagtttggctattgcagacattgctgctatgaacattggggtgcatatggcccttcttttcactacatctgtgtctttgggagaaatacccaggagtgcaattgctgggtcatagggtagctctatttttaaatttttgaggcaccttcacactgttttccaaagtggctgtaccaacttgcattcccaccaacagtgtaagagggttcccctttctccacaacctctccaacatttgttgtttctttccctgtccatttgtgccattctaactggtgtaaggtggtatctcaatgtggttttgatttggatttccctgatggctaatgatgatgaacattttttcatgtgtctgttagccatttgtatgttttcttcagagaagtgtctgttcatatcttctgcccactttttgatttgattatttgttttttgggtgttgagtttgagaagttctttatacatcttgcataccagccctttatctgtagtgtcatttgcaaatatcttctcccattccgtgggttgcctctttgttttgttgactgtttcctttgctgtgcagaagctttttatcttgatgaagtcccaaaagttcatttttgcttttgtttcactagcttttggagatgtatcttgaaagaaattgctgtggctgatgtcaaagaggttactgcctatgttctcctctaggatttggatggattcctgtctcacattgaggtctttcatccactttgagtttatctctgtgaatggtgttagagaatggttgagtttcattcttctgcatgtggctgtccaattttcccagcaccatttattgaagagactgtcttttttccattgcatgttttctcctgctttgtcaaagattatttgaccatagagttgagggtccgtatctggattctctattctgttccattgttctatatgtctgtttttgtgccagtaccatgctgtcttggtgatcacagctttgtaatatagcttgaaatcgggcaacatgatgcccccagctctgtttttctttttctttcttttttttttttttttaaatttttttattgttatgttaatccccatacattacatcattagttttagatatagtgttccatgattcattgtttgtgcataacacccagtgctccatgcagaacgtgccctcctcaatacccatcaccaggctaacccatcctcccaaccccttcccctctagaaccctcagtttgtttttcagagtccatcgtctctcatggttcttctccccctccgatttcccccccttcattcttcccctcctgctacattcttcttcttctttttttctttcttaatatatattgcattatttgtttcagaggtacagatctgagattcaacagtcttgcacaattcacagcgcttaccagaacacataccctccccagtgtccatcacccagtcaccccatccctcccaccccaccccccactccagcaaccctcagtttgtttcctgagattaagaattcctcatatcagtgaggtcatatgatacatgtctttctctgtttgacttatttcgctcagcataataccctccagttccatccacgtcgttgcaaatggcaagatcttattccttttgatggctgcataatattccattgtatatatataccacatcttctttatccattcatctgttgttggacatcttggctctttccacagtttggctattgtggacattgctgctataaacatcggggtgcacgtagcctttcgggtccctacttttgtatctttggggtaaatacccagtagtgcaattgctggatcatatggtagctctattttcaactttttgaggaacctccatactgttttccagagtggctgcaccagcttgcattcccaccaacagtgtaggagggttcccctttctccgcatccccgccaacatctgtcatttcctgacttgttaattttagccattctgactggtgtgaggtggtatctcattgaggttttgatttggatttccctgatgccgagcgatattgaacactttttcatgtgtctgttggccatttggatgtcttctttggaaaaatgtctgttcatgtcttctgcccatttcttgattggattctttgttcttttggtgttgagtttgatgagttctttatagattttggatactagccctttatctgatatgtcatttgcaaatatcttctcccattctgtcagttgtcttttggttttgttcactgtttcctttgctttgcaaaagctttttatcttgatgaagtcccaatagttcatttttgcccttgcttcccttgcctttggcgatgtttctaggaagaagttgctgcagctgaggtcgaagaggttgctgcctgtgttctcctttaggattttgatggactcctgtctcacattgaggtctttcaaccatttggagtctatttttgtgtgtggtgtaaggaaatggtccagtttcattcttctgcatgtggctgtccaattttcccaacaccatttgttgaagagactgtcttttttccattggacattctttcctgctttgtcaaagattagttgaccatagagttgagggtccatttctgggctctctattctgttccattgatctatgtgtctgtttttgtgccagtaccatactgtcttgatgatgacagctttgtagtagagctggaagtctggaattgtgatgccgccagctttgcttttctttttcaacattcctctggctatttggggtcttttctggttccatacaaattttaggattatttgttccatttctttgaagaaagtggatggtattttgatggggattgcattgaatgtgtagattgctctaggtaggattgacatcttcacaatatttgttcttccaatccatgagcatggaacgtttttccatttctttgcgtcttcctcaatttctttcatgagtattttatagttttctgagtacagatcctttgcctctttggttagatttattcctaggtatcttatggttttgggtgcaattgtaaatgggatcgactccttaatttctctttcttctgacttgttgttggtgtataggaatgccactgacttctgtgcattgattttatatcctgccactttactgaattcctgtatgagttctagcagttttggggtggagtctttgggattttccacataaagtatcatatcatctgcaaagagtgagagtttgacttcttctttgccaatttggatgcctttgatttctttttgttgtctgattgctgtggctaggacttccaatactatgttgaatagcagtggtgatagtggacatccctgccgcgttcctgaccttagggggaaagctctcagtttttccccattgagaatgatattcgctgtaggtttttcatagatggcttttatgatattgaggtatgtaccctcgatccctatactctgaagagttttgatcaagaaaggatgctgtactttgtcaaatgctttttctgcatctattgagaggatcatgtgattcttgttttttcttttgttaatgtattgtatcacgttgattgatttgcggatgttgaaccaaccttgcagcccagggataaattcgacttggtcgtggtgaataatccttttaatgtactgttggatcctattggctagtattttggtgagaatttttgcatccatgttcatcagggatattggtctgtaattctcctttttgatggggtctttgtctggttttgggatcaaggtaatgctggcctcataaaatgagtttggaagttttccttccatttctattttttggaacagtttcagaaggataggtattaattcttcttgaaatgtttggtagaattcccctgggaagccatctggccctgggcttttgtgttttgggagatttttgatgactgcttctatttccttagtggttatgggtctgttcaggtgttctatttcttcctggttcagttttggtagttgatacatctctaggaatgcatcc from Halichoerus grypus chromosome 6, mHalGry1.hap1.1, whole genome shotgun sequence harbors:
- the LOC118540259 gene encoding LOW QUALITY PROTEIN: olfactory receptor 5BS1-like (The sequence of the model RefSeq protein was modified relative to this genomic sequence to represent the inferred CDS: inserted 1 base in 1 codon) produces the protein MNNFTFFTEFILLGLSADCHIQTLLFVLFLGIYLLTLMGNLVMILVIRGDSHLHISMYFFLGHLSFLDICFSSVTMPQMLQNFLSQRKXILVWGCITQSFFFLLSGCAEASLLSATAYDSYAVVCHPLLYTMVMNRPLCMVMVSAAWVMGFLYSLVNNLFIHTLHFCGSNIISHFCCELPSLSPLSCTDPTANKFLLSGSSAFLGLLTLTLILFSYSRIISAILNIRSSEGQAKAFSTCSSHLTVVLLFYGTALFRYISPASGSVLERVISIQYSVITSLLNPLIYSLQNQEVKAALQRMLRQ